A part of Molothrus aeneus isolate 106 chromosome 10, BPBGC_Maene_1.0, whole genome shotgun sequence genomic DNA contains:
- the HES1 gene encoding transcription factor HES-1 translates to MPADLMEKNSASPVAATPASVNATPDKPKTAAEHRKSSKPIMEKRRRARINESLGQLKTLILDALKKDSSRHSKLEKADILEMTVKHLRSLQRAQMTAALSTDPTVLGKYRAGFSECMNEVTRFLSTCEGVNTEVRTRLLGHLASCMTQINTMNYPAPPPPPPLPPAAAFGPPLVPPGGGVGPLPGMPCKPGADAAKVYGGFQLLPASDGQFAFLIPSTAFAPGGAVLPLYGGPPTAATAASPPGPPPGTADSVWRPW, encoded by the exons ATGCCGGCCGACCTGATGGAGAAGAACAGCGCCTCGCCGGTGGCCGCCACCCCCGCCAGCGTCAATGCGACGCCCGACAAGCCGAAGACGGCGGCGGAGCATCGCAAG TCCTCCAAGCCCATCATGGAGAagcggcggcgggcgcgcaTCAACGAGAGCCTAGGGCAGCTGAAGACGCTCATCCTGGACGCGCTGAAGAAGGAT AGCTCCCGGCATTCCAAGCTGGAGAAAGCCGACATTCTGGAGATGACCGTCAAGCACCTGCGGAGCCTCCAGCGAGCCCAGATGACTG ctgccctgagcacagaCCCTACCGTCCTGGGCAAGTACCGAGCCGGCTTCAGCGAGTGCATGAACGAGGTGACGCGGTTCCTCTCCACCTGCGAGGGCGTCAACACTGAGGTGCGCACCCGGCTCCTGGGCCACCTGGCCAGCTGCATGACCCAGATCAACACCATGAACTACCCTGCGcctcccccgccgcccccgTTGCCACCGGCTGCAGCCTTTGGGCCGCCCCTGGTTCCTCCAGGCGGGGGCGTGGGGCCGCTCCCGGGCATGCCCTGCAAGCCGGGTGCCGATGCAGCCAAGGTGTACGgtggcttccagctgctgcctgcctctgATGGGCAGTTTGCCTTCCTCATCCCCAGCACCGCCTTTGCTCCgggtggagctgtgctgcctctgtATGGTGGCCCACccacagctgccactgctgcctcgCCGCCAGGCCCGCCACCTGGCACGGCCGACTCGGTCTGGAGACCCTGGTGA